A section of the Methanocaldococcus sp. FS406-22 genome encodes:
- a CDS encoding L-threonylcarbamoyladenylate synthase encodes MELKDKIIKIYELDENERKKVLDFLKEEILNGKIIICGTDTLYGISANALDEKAVKKVYEIKRRDFSKPLSICVKDKSEIEKYAYVNDLAKKIIDKFLPGALTIILKKKPVIPDIVAKDYVGIRIPDEPIIRELSIVPLTTTSANISGKESPTSVNEIDEEILKNVDYVVDIGKCKYSKPSTIIKIEDDKIIPIREGVIPFSKIRKVANIMGLSQE; translated from the coding sequence ATGGAATTAAAAGACAAGATAATAAAAATCTATGAACTTGATGAAAATGAGAGAAAAAAGGTTTTGGATTTTTTAAAAGAAGAGATATTAAATGGGAAAATCATTATCTGTGGGACTGATACATTATACGGTATTTCAGCAAACGCTTTAGATGAGAAAGCTGTAAAAAAAGTTTATGAAATAAAAAGAAGAGATTTTAGCAAGCCTTTATCAATATGTGTTAAAGATAAGAGTGAGATTGAAAAATATGCCTATGTAAATGACTTAGCTAAAAAAATTATTGATAAATTTTTACCAGGAGCTTTAACAATAATTTTAAAGAAAAAGCCGGTTATTCCGGATATTGTAGCTAAAGATTATGTTGGCATAAGGATCCCAGACGAGCCAATTATTAGGGAGCTTTCTATAGTGCCATTAACAACCACATCAGCAAATATTTCCGGAAAAGAAAGCCCCACATCTGTGAATGAGATAGATGAAGAAATATTAAAAAACGTTGATTACGTAGTTGATATAGGCAAATGTAAGTATTCAAAGCCTTCTACAATTATTAAAATAGAGGATGATAAAATAATACCAATTAGAGAGGGAGTTATTCCCTTCTCAAAAATCAGAAAGGTTGCTAATATTATGGGACTTTCGCAGGAATAA
- a CDS encoding ATP-binding protein, which yields MLSKILSIFKGKKDIREKSNKIIEIDYNKCKNCLSCYRTCKNNVFAIENNRVVVKNEENCTKCGECLKACRYGAIILYDS from the coding sequence ATGCTGTCTAAAATTTTAAGCATATTTAAAGGCAAAAAAGATATTAGAGAAAAATCAAACAAAATCATTGAAATTGACTATAACAAATGCAAAAATTGCCTATCTTGCTATAGAACTTGCAAAAATAATGTTTTTGCTATAGAAAATAATAGAGTAGTTGTTAAAAATGAAGAGAACTGTACGAAGTGTGGAGAGTGTTTAAAGGCTTGTAGATATGGGGCTATAATACTTTACGACAGTTAA
- a CDS encoding DUF2117 family protein, protein MKIGVVIHGPEIIDSGYALKIINLLKRFGEVKAKLGGTMGRVAVIDNNLQDIIDISEKLMPSQSLKKLADNDVLILMNYGKSKITGHTFGKIVVERANLNKPIIQIERPGEEDGTIIIWNDDNSEVVKDIANYLSKELNLKIERCVSNGLEVWEENGRVFRKVHGVDVGEAILVNGIVVGRAKSREVILVAENGKLIDIIGGELKEGGVKKLKNVDLKKAVIKTGVLRRHPTNPKIESREIDKGYTVIVNHAGEDVIEMIKNKEVVAVITIGDDTTTICGDILARFGIRVIGITDGDRDDILKNPVILKGSVVFLIKNMRDDDAGEILKKNLNLNKKYGYQEILDEIKKIFNDNNICYEEFVY, encoded by the coding sequence ATGAAGATTGGTGTTGTTATTCATGGTCCGGAGATTATAGATAGTGGTTATGCATTGAAGATTATAAACTTATTAAAAAGATTTGGAGAGGTTAAAGCTAAATTAGGAGGTACTATGGGAAGAGTAGCAGTTATAGACAACAATCTGCAAGATATTATAGATATATCTGAAAAGTTAATGCCCTCCCAATCATTAAAAAAATTGGCTGATAATGATGTTTTAATTCTAATGAACTATGGAAAGTCAAAGATTACTGGGCATACGTTTGGAAAGATTGTTGTTGAGAGAGCTAATTTAAACAAGCCAATAATTCAGATTGAGAGACCTGGAGAGGAGGATGGCACTATAATCATTTGGAATGATGATAATTCAGAAGTTGTTAAAGATATAGCAAACTATCTATCAAAAGAATTAAACTTAAAGATTGAGAGGTGTGTTAGCAATGGCTTAGAGGTTTGGGAAGAGAATGGAAGAGTTTTTAGAAAGGTTCATGGTGTTGATGTTGGTGAGGCAATTTTGGTTAATGGTATTGTTGTAGGAAGAGCTAAAAGCAGAGAGGTTATCTTAGTTGCTGAAAATGGAAAATTGATTGATATTATTGGTGGAGAGTTGAAAGAAGGAGGAGTTAAAAAATTAAAAAATGTTGATTTAAAAAAAGCTGTAATAAAAACTGGAGTTTTAAGAAGGCATCCAACAAATCCAAAAATTGAAAGTAGGGAGATTGATAAAGGCTATACCGTTATTGTAAATCATGCTGGAGAGGATGTTATTGAAATGATTAAAAATAAGGAAGTTGTAGCAGTTATAACAATTGGGGATGATACAACAACTATCTGTGGAGATATATTGGCAAGGTTTGGAATAAGGGTTATAGGCATTACGGATGGAGATAGGGACGATATATTAAAAAATCCAGTTATATTGAAGGGTTCAGTAGTTTTTTTAATTAAAAATATGCGCGATGATGATGCTGGAGAAATCTTAAAGAAAAATTTAAATCTTAATAAAAAATACGGCTATCAAGAGATTTTAGATGAAATTAAGAAAATATTTAATGATAACAACATTTGTTATGAAGAATTTGTTTATTGA